One window of Papaver somniferum cultivar HN1 chromosome 9, ASM357369v1, whole genome shotgun sequence genomic DNA carries:
- the LOC113309271 gene encoding GDSL esterase/lipase At3g48460-like translates to MASSTAVTLIFFFFFIFFISSSSTFASTTVTGSRFSKIYAFGDSYTDTGNTKSGPDGPAGFNHVSSPPYGMTFFRRPTNRYSDGRLVIDFVTEFLSLPYLTPYLNRDKSDSSHGINFAVAGSTATDQSFFVKQNVTFYVPNASINVQLGWFKMFLESHGCHNNKMAMSKECTGLMENALFWVGEIGANDYAYTFGSSVTRETIQQLAVSRVTGVLKELLEMGAKNLVVEGLPPTGCLPLALTLAPTDDRDDIGCVGSANKQSYNHNTQLQANLAYLKKQYPQSMISYADYFAAYRAVMKNTNKYGFKEPFKCCCGSGAEPYNFDLFVPCGSPSASKACKHPSQRINWDGVHLTEGMYKLVAEMFIHGGYMRPSIF, encoded by the exons ATGGCTTCTTCTACTGCAGTcactctcatcttcttcttcttctttatctttttcatatcatcatcatcaacatttgCCAGTACTACTGTTACAGGTAGCCGATTTTCAAAGATATACGCATTCGGAGATTCTTACACCGATACCGGAAACACGAAATCAGGGCCTGATGGACCAGCTGGTTTCAACCATGTATCAAGTCCACCATATGGAATGACATTTTTTCGTAGACCAACTAATCGTTATTCTGATGGTCGACTAGTTATCGATTTTGTCACCGAGTTTCTTTCTCTGCCGTATTTAACACCTTATTTAAACCGTGATAAATCCGATTCATCTCATGGTATTAACTTTGCAGTTGCCGGATCTACTGCTACTGATCAGAGTTTCTTTGTTAAGCAAAATGTCACTTTTTATGTTCCAAATGCTTCCATAAATGTTCAACTTGGTTGGTTCAAGATGTTTTTGGAAAGTCATGGATGCCATAATAATAAAATGGCCATGTCTAAGGAATGCACCGGTTTGATGGAGAATGCATTGTTTTGGGTTGGTGAGATTGGAGCTAACGATTACGCGTATACCTTCGGTTCTTCTGTTACCAGAGAAACCATTCAACAACTTGCTGTTAGCCGAGTAACCGGAGTTCTAAAG gaattgCTAGAAATGGGTGCTAAAAATCTAGTGGTGGAAGGTTTGCCACCAACAGGATGTTTGCCTTTAGCGTTGACACTGGCACCGACAGACGACAGAGATGATATAGGCTGTGTGGGCAGTGCAAACAAGCAATCCTACAACCACAACACACAGCTCCAGGCAAATCTTGCATATCTGAAAAAGCAATACCCACAATCCATGATATCTTATGCTGATTACTTTGCAGCTTATCGAGCTGTCatgaagaacacaaacaagtatGGGTTTAAGGAACCATTCAAATGCTGTTGTGGATCAGGTGCTGAACCTTATAATTTTGATTTGTTTGTACCATGTGGATCACCATCTGCATCAAAAGCTTGTAAACACCCATCTCAGCGTATCAATTGGGATGGTGTTCATTTAACTGAAGGCATGTATAAGTTGGTGGCTGAAATGTTCATCCATGGTGGATATATGCGTCCATCAATCTTTTGA
- the LOC113307897 gene encoding inhibitor of trypsin and hageman factor-like → MMRYSNKSPKQERNSRQDTKNRWIKMASACGPGKSSWPELVGYNGESAARIIERQNRNVNAIVLLDGTPTTKDFRCDRVWVWVDAARKVIRTPKIT, encoded by the exons ATGATGAGATACAGTAACAAATCAccaaaacaagaaagaaattcaCGCCAAGATACTAAGAACAGATGGATCAAAATGGCATCAGCATGCGGCCCAG GTAAAAGTTCATGGCCTGAGTTAGTTGGATACAATGGGGAGAGTGCAGCAAGAATAATCGAAAGACAGAATCGCAACGTGAATGCCATTGTATTGCTAGATGGAACCCCAACAACCAAGGACTTCAGGTGCGACAGGGTTTGGGTCTGGGTCGATGCAGCCAGGAAGGTTATCCGAACACCTAAAATTACCTAG
- the LOC113307898 gene encoding inhibitor of trypsin and hageman factor-like produces the protein MKMSENPIKMTSECPGKSSWPELVGFDGETAARIIERENPNVNAIVLLEGTPTTLDFRCDRVWVFVNEAGKAR, from the exons ATGAAAATGTCCGAGAATCCGATCAAAATGACTTCAGAATGCCCAG GTAAAAGTTCATGGCCTGAGTTAGTTGGGTTTGATGGGGAAACTGCAGCAAGAATAATTGAAAGAGAGAACCCTAACGTGAATGCCATTGTGTTGCTTGAAGGAACCCCAACAACCTTGGACTTCAGATGCGATAGGGTTTGGGTTTTTGTCAATGAGGCTGGAAAGGCTCGATGA